In Paenibacillus ihbetae, the following are encoded in one genomic region:
- a CDS encoding cytochrome d ubiquinol oxidase subunit II, producing MISYELIGISVLWLFLYGYLIVASIDYGAGFFAFYARLTKQDHLINRLISRYLSPVWEITNVFFVFFFVGIVGFFPDTAYYYGSSLLVPGSIAVILLAVRGSFYAFENYGSKENIVYLFLYGATGLLIPASLSVALTLSEGGFISEAAGAVTLDYWALMTSPLSWSIVALAIVSVLFISGTFLAFYASRAGDQPALKLMRTYAMFWSTPTIIAAFTAFIYLSQHNERHFQNMMDLWWLLALSVGFFMIALWLLYNGRRYGLAFICVMLQFFCAFFAYGIGQYPYILDPYITIQSGATHESMGAALVAAFIGGLCLLIPSLILVFRLFLFDADYVKGKK from the coding sequence ATGATCAGTTACGAGTTGATAGGGATCTCCGTGCTTTGGCTGTTTTTGTACGGCTACTTAATTGTAGCTTCCATTGATTACGGCGCGGGCTTTTTTGCCTTCTACGCCCGTCTGACCAAACAGGATCATCTGATCAATCGATTGATCTCCCGCTATCTATCCCCGGTCTGGGAGATTACCAATGTGTTTTTTGTCTTTTTCTTTGTCGGCATCGTCGGTTTCTTTCCCGATACGGCCTATTATTATGGCTCTTCGCTGCTTGTGCCCGGGAGCATTGCCGTAATTTTGCTGGCCGTTCGCGGCTCCTTTTACGCGTTCGAGAATTACGGCTCCAAAGAAAACATCGTCTATCTGTTTTTGTATGGGGCTACAGGCTTGTTAATACCGGCTTCCTTGTCGGTGGCGCTGACGCTTTCCGAAGGCGGTTTTATCTCGGAGGCAGCAGGCGCGGTTACGCTGGATTATTGGGCGCTGATGACAAGCCCGCTGTCATGGAGCATTGTGGCGTTGGCCATCGTATCGGTGCTGTTTATCAGTGGTACGTTCCTGGCCTTTTACGCCTCCCGGGCAGGTGATCAGCCAGCCCTAAAGCTGATGCGGACCTATGCCATGTTTTGGAGCACGCCAACGATAATAGCCGCGTTTACGGCATTCATATATCTCAGCCAGCATAATGAGCGGCATTTTCAGAACATGATGGATTTATGGTGGCTGCTCGCGCTTTCCGTTGGTTTTTTCATGATCGCCCTGTGGCTGCTGTACAACGGACGCCGCTATGGTCTGGCGTTCATTTGCGTCATGCTGCAATTTTTCTGCGCGTTCTTCGCATACGGCATCGGGCAATATCCTTATATATTGGATCCATACATTACCATTCAGAGCGGAGCTACGCATGAGTCGATGGGAGCTGCGCTTGTCGCGGCCTTTATCGGGGGACTCTGCCTGCTGATCCCGTCCCTGATTCTGGTCTTCCGGCTCTTTCTGTTTGATGCGGATTATGTTAAAGGGAAAAAATAA
- the cydD gene encoding thiol reductant ABC exporter subunit CydD — MKRKSSLLSEQMSAQRKRLILIGFTSLALGAAITGQAVLLAEAVERIFVQRSSLASVSGILSALLGVMAARTLLAYGNGRIGLQMASSAKTSMRAEVLRKLSNASMQMSLRGQTGGKVSVALDAVDEADGYFSQYMPRMMEAAIIPVLILIMVFTQHMNSGWIMLVTAPFIPIFMILVGLQTKNKSEEKYAQLAELSGTFLDSLQGLVSLKLFGRARRQQQEIERSSLGYRDATMGILRIAFTNTFMLESIVMLSIGIVALELALQLLVFKSLSFHKAFLILLLVPEFYSLLKNTGTAFHGGRTSMGAIRKVEELLADSSEAVALTYGQAGRGNTDKMQQSEQTDSADRPGSADWRTIRTPPSIELRDVRFRYAPDSFKLAVGSISFGAGEQIAIVGRSGSGKTTLLHLLAGLLKPTSGEVLINGRPRAQIDEAAWFDHVSYITQHPYIFAGTFAENIAIGAGWEVSRGEVVEAAQAAGLAAVADELELGYDTPVGEGGRGLSGGEKQRLALARAFLKRPAVILFDEPTVGLDLHTERVLQRSIAELASSATMITVAHRLYTIRHADRILYMDDGVLLDSGSHEELLARLPKYVEMVNAQRKGGYA; from the coding sequence TTGAAAAGAAAAAGCAGTCTGTTGTCTGAACAAATGTCAGCGCAGAGGAAACGTCTTATCCTCATAGGGTTCACGTCGCTTGCGCTCGGTGCAGCCATCACAGGCCAGGCGGTGCTGCTCGCCGAAGCAGTCGAGAGGATTTTTGTTCAGAGGTCGTCCTTGGCGTCGGTTTCGGGTATTCTTAGCGCATTGCTTGGCGTGATGGCAGCACGGACACTGCTAGCGTATGGAAACGGGCGCATCGGCTTGCAAATGGCTTCCAGCGCCAAAACGAGCATGCGAGCGGAAGTGCTTCGCAAGCTGTCCAATGCTTCGATGCAGATGTCCCTTCGTGGGCAAACGGGCGGAAAGGTGAGCGTGGCGCTGGATGCCGTGGACGAGGCGGACGGTTATTTCAGCCAGTATATGCCGCGAATGATGGAAGCAGCCATCATCCCTGTTCTCATCTTAATCATGGTTTTTACCCAGCATATGAATTCCGGCTGGATTATGCTTGTGACGGCGCCATTCATTCCGATATTTATGATTCTGGTAGGGCTGCAGACGAAGAATAAATCGGAGGAGAAATACGCGCAGCTGGCCGAATTATCCGGCACGTTTCTAGACTCGCTTCAAGGGCTGGTCTCGCTCAAGCTGTTCGGACGGGCCCGTCGCCAGCAGCAGGAAATTGAACGCAGCAGCTTAGGCTATCGCGATGCCACGATGGGGATTCTGCGGATTGCGTTTACCAACACCTTCATGCTGGAGTCCATCGTCATGCTGAGCATAGGCATTGTCGCGCTTGAGCTGGCCCTGCAGCTGCTTGTTTTCAAATCGCTGTCCTTTCACAAGGCGTTCTTGATCCTGCTGTTGGTGCCTGAGTTTTACAGCCTGTTAAAAAACACCGGAACGGCTTTTCACGGCGGGCGTACAAGCATGGGGGCCATCCGCAAAGTAGAGGAGCTGCTTGCGGATTCAAGCGAAGCTGTAGCTTTAACTTATGGGCAAGCTGGCCGCGGAAATACGGACAAAATGCAGCAGTCGGAGCAGACGGATTCTGCTGATCGTCCAGGATCTGCCGACTGGAGGACGATTCGGACGCCGCCATCCATCGAGCTGAGAGATGTCCGATTTCGATATGCACCGGATTCGTTCAAGCTTGCAGTGGGCTCCATTTCGTTCGGGGCCGGAGAGCAGATCGCCATTGTAGGTAGAAGCGGGTCCGGCAAGACCACCTTGCTGCATCTTCTTGCCGGGCTGCTGAAGCCGACGTCGGGGGAAGTGCTGATCAACGGACGCCCGCGTGCGCAAATCGACGAAGCAGCCTGGTTTGATCACGTTAGCTATATTACGCAGCATCCCTATATTTTTGCCGGTACGTTTGCCGAGAACATTGCAATCGGCGCAGGCTGGGAAGTTTCACGGGGCGAAGTCGTGGAAGCGGCTCAAGCCGCCGGGCTTGCGGCAGTTGCAGACGAACTGGAGTTGGGCTATGACACCCCCGTCGGCGAAGGAGGCCGGGGATTATCAGGCGGCGAGAAGCAAAGGCTGGCGCTGGCGCGCGCTTTTTTAAAGCGGCCCGCGGTTATTTTGTTCGACGAGCCTACGGTGGGACTGGATTTGCACACCGAACGCGTGCTGCAGCGGTCCATTGCCGAGCTGGCAAGCAGCGCAACCATGATTACCGTAGCCCACCGATTGTACACGATCCGGCATGCTGACCGGATATTGTATATGGACGACGGAGTGCTTCTGGACAGCGGGAGCCATGAGGAGCTGCTTGCGCGATTGCCCAAGTATGTTGAAATGGTCAATGCGCAGCGGAAAGGGGGATATGCATGA